In Polaromonas sp. JS666, one genomic interval encodes:
- a CDS encoding circularly permuted type 2 ATP-grasp protein, with amino-acid sequence MSRPMFDEMNATESSIRDHYQGYQRWLAKQPPEVMEARRAEAEMIFRRVGITFAVYGAKDEDGAGTERLIPFDLIPRIIPAQEWASMEKGLVQRVTALNRFIHDVYHGQEIIKAGVIPSEQIFQNSQFRPEMMGVDVPGNIYSHISGIDIVRAPNAQGEGEYYVLEDNLRVPSGVSYMLEDRKMMMRLFPELFSENRVAPVAHYPDLLLETLRAMAPPATAEPTVVVLTPGMYNSAYFEHAFLAQQMGVELVEGQDLFVRDNFVYMRTTRGPRRVDVIYRRVDDDFLDPLAFRPNSTLGCAGLLNVYRSGNVSLCNAIGTGVADDKSIYPYVPKMIEFYLGEKPILKNVPTYMCRNAEDLQYTLANLKDLVVKEVHGAGGYGMLVGPAATQAEIEDFRQALLANPSGYIAQPTLSLSTCPTYVESGVAPRHIDLRPFVLSGKDVQMVPGGLTRVALKDGSLVVNSSQGGGTKDTWILQEGHGMPMQTQSQSQSTVGGV; translated from the coding sequence ATGAGCCGACCCATGTTTGACGAGATGAATGCAACGGAGTCCAGCATTCGTGACCATTACCAGGGCTATCAGCGCTGGCTGGCCAAACAGCCTCCCGAAGTGATGGAGGCGCGCCGCGCCGAAGCCGAGATGATTTTTCGCCGCGTCGGCATCACCTTCGCCGTGTATGGCGCCAAGGACGAGGACGGCGCAGGTACCGAGCGGCTGATTCCATTCGACCTGATCCCCCGGATCATTCCGGCCCAGGAATGGGCCAGCATGGAAAAGGGGCTGGTGCAGCGCGTCACGGCGCTGAACCGCTTCATCCACGACGTCTACCACGGCCAGGAGATCATCAAGGCCGGCGTGATCCCGTCCGAGCAGATTTTCCAGAATTCCCAGTTTCGCCCGGAAATGATGGGCGTGGACGTGCCCGGCAACATCTATTCGCACATCAGCGGCATCGACATCGTGCGCGCGCCCAATGCACAGGGCGAGGGCGAGTACTACGTGCTCGAGGACAACCTGCGGGTCCCTAGCGGCGTGAGCTACATGCTGGAAGACCGCAAGATGATGATGCGGCTTTTCCCCGAACTCTTCAGCGAGAACCGCGTGGCGCCCGTGGCCCACTACCCCGATCTGTTGCTGGAAACACTGCGGGCCATGGCTCCGCCCGCCACGGCCGAGCCGACTGTCGTGGTGCTCACGCCCGGCATGTACAACTCGGCCTACTTTGAACACGCCTTCCTGGCGCAGCAAATGGGCGTGGAACTGGTCGAAGGTCAGGATCTCTTTGTCAGGGACAACTTTGTCTATATGCGCACCACGCGCGGGCCGCGTCGGGTGGACGTGATCTACCGCCGCGTCGATGACGATTTCCTGGACCCGCTGGCTTTCCGTCCCAACTCCACGCTGGGCTGCGCGGGGCTGCTCAATGTCTACCGCAGCGGCAATGTGTCGCTGTGCAACGCCATCGGCACCGGCGTGGCAGACGACAAGTCGATCTATCCGTACGTGCCGAAAATGATCGAGTTCTACTTGGGCGAAAAACCCATCCTCAAGAACGTGCCAACCTACATGTGCCGCAACGCTGAAGACCTGCAGTACACCCTGGCCAATCTCAAGGATCTGGTCGTCAAGGAGGTTCATGGCGCGGGGGGCTACGGCATGCTGGTGGGGCCGGCCGCCACTCAGGCCGAAATCGAGGACTTCCGCCAGGCGCTGCTGGCCAACCCCTCGGGCTATATTGCCCAGCCCACACTGAGCCTGTCGACCTGCCCCACCTATGTCGAAAGCGGCGTGGCGCCGCGACACATCGACCTGCGGCCCTTTGTGCTGAGCGGCAAGGACGTGCAGATGGTGCCGGGCGGCCTCACCCGCGTGGCGCTGAAAGACGGCTCGCTGGTGGTGAACTCTTCACAGGGCGGCGGCACGAAGGACACCTGGATATTGCAGGAAGGCCATGGCATGCCCATGCAGACGCAATCACAGTCACAGTCAACGGTTGGAGGTGTTTGA
- a CDS encoding DNA internalization-related competence protein ComEC/Rec2, with protein MGPGLVFGGFITGVALQLQQPGLWPGSLYPALAVLAALAGVVMGAWWLMAGRSSPLTLNVRGFRGVGVVALALAALLGFGLTGWRATVFQSAALDPALEGRDIAVTGVVLAMPQPAEDGLRFRLGIESARLNGQTVTLPRHILLGWYSGFGMRDGRASPAESADPSDLALELQRQPQDLRAGERWQMTVRLKVPHGNSNPHGFDYELWLWEQGIQATGYVRAGLNDAPPRRLSGGWDHPVESARQSVREAIFQRVGNRQLAGVVAALVVGDQNAIDRADWDVFRATGVAHLMSISGLHITMFAWLASLLLSGLWRRSAGLTPRLCLALPAVSAGAWGGLLLAVLYALFSGWGVPAQRTIWMLATVVLLRHSGKQWPWLQTWLLAMAVVVTLDPWALMQAGFWLSFVAVGVLFAANPGASGARDSAGDGPLLSGSPVKQGWVPRLLAKPAAALLRAAREQWVVTLALTPLSLLLFNQVSLVGLLANAVAIPWVTLVVTPLAMLGVLWAPVWDAAAWAVGLLAVFLQWLAAWPLASVSVAAAPPWCAAFGVLGGVLLALRLPWHWRALGVPLLLPVLLWQPVRVAPGQFELLAADIGQGNAVLVRTATHSLLYDTGPRFSRESDAGHRVLVPLLRALGERLDMLMLSHRDIDHIGGARAVLAMQPQASLLSSIEDSHELQAVRKSARCTAGLRWVWDAVTFEVLHPVAADYEAANKSNAMSCVLRISNGAQTALLAGDIESAQELRLATSGDPPGLKADFLLVPHHGSKTSSSAVFLDAVQPRLALVQAGYRNRFGHPVDLVVARYNERGIRLLRSPQCGAAVWQSLKPADITCQRQAGQHYWHHVPEP; from the coding sequence ATGGGGCCTGGCCTTGTCTTTGGCGGCTTCATCACCGGGGTAGCCTTGCAGCTGCAGCAGCCCGGTTTGTGGCCGGGCAGCCTGTATCCCGCATTGGCGGTGCTCGCGGCACTGGCGGGGGTGGTAATGGGCGCTTGGTGGCTCATGGCTGGCCGCAGCTCGCCTCTGACCCTGAACGTCAGGGGTTTTCGCGGTGTGGGTGTGGTGGCCCTGGCGCTCGCGGCCCTGCTGGGCTTTGGCCTGACGGGGTGGCGGGCCACGGTCTTTCAGTCGGCGGCACTCGACCCCGCGCTGGAGGGTCGCGATATTGCCGTGACGGGTGTGGTGCTGGCCATGCCGCAACCCGCCGAAGACGGCCTGCGCTTTCGCCTGGGTATTGAATCGGCCCGCCTGAATGGGCAAACAGTCACCTTGCCGCGGCATATCCTGCTTGGCTGGTACAGCGGCTTCGGCATGCGGGACGGCAGGGCATCGCCGGCCGAAAGCGCCGATCCGTCTGACCTTGCGCTGGAGCTGCAGCGCCAGCCGCAGGACTTGCGCGCGGGCGAGCGCTGGCAGATGACGGTGCGGCTGAAGGTCCCGCACGGCAACAGCAACCCGCACGGATTCGACTACGAACTCTGGCTGTGGGAGCAGGGCATTCAGGCCACCGGCTATGTGCGCGCCGGGCTGAACGATGCGCCGCCCCGACGGCTGTCCGGCGGCTGGGATCATCCGGTAGAGAGCGCCCGGCAGTCGGTGCGTGAAGCGATTTTCCAGCGCGTTGGCAACCGCCAGCTGGCCGGTGTAGTGGCCGCCCTGGTGGTGGGCGACCAGAACGCCATTGATCGCGCTGACTGGGATGTCTTTCGCGCCACCGGTGTCGCTCACCTGATGAGTATTTCGGGCCTGCACATCACCATGTTCGCCTGGCTCGCCTCCCTGCTGTTGAGCGGCCTGTGGCGGCGCTCTGCCGGGTTGACGCCCCGGCTTTGCCTGGCGCTGCCGGCCGTCAGCGCCGGAGCCTGGGGCGGCCTGTTGCTCGCGGTCCTGTACGCGCTGTTTTCAGGCTGGGGCGTGCCGGCGCAGAGAACCATCTGGATGCTGGCGACGGTGGTGTTGCTGCGGCACAGCGGCAAGCAGTGGCCCTGGCTGCAAACCTGGCTGCTGGCCATGGCGGTGGTGGTCACGCTGGACCCCTGGGCGCTGATGCAGGCGGGTTTCTGGCTGTCGTTTGTTGCGGTGGGCGTGCTGTTTGCTGCAAATCCAGGAGCGTCTGGTGCCCGTGATTCGGCGGGTGATGGCCCGCTTCTCTCAGGAAGTCCGGTGAAGCAAGGGTGGGTGCCGCGGCTGTTGGCAAAACCGGCTGCTGCCTTGCTGCGCGCCGCCCGGGAGCAATGGGTGGTCACGCTGGCGCTCACGCCCCTGTCGCTGCTGCTGTTCAACCAGGTGTCGCTGGTCGGCCTGCTGGCCAACGCGGTGGCCATTCCCTGGGTGACGCTGGTTGTGACGCCGCTGGCCATGCTGGGCGTGCTGTGGGCGCCGGTGTGGGACGCGGCGGCGTGGGCCGTGGGCCTGCTGGCGGTCTTTTTGCAGTGGCTGGCCGCCTGGCCGCTGGCCTCTGTCAGCGTGGCCGCGGCGCCGCCGTGGTGCGCTGCCTTTGGTGTGCTGGGGGGTGTTTTGCTGGCGCTGCGCCTGCCCTGGCACTGGCGCGCTCTGGGCGTGCCGCTACTGCTCCCCGTACTGCTGTGGCAACCGGTGCGGGTCGCGCCGGGGCAGTTTGAGTTGCTGGCAGCGGACATCGGGCAGGGCAATGCCGTACTGGTGCGCACGGCCACCCATTCGCTGCTGTATGACACCGGCCCGCGCTTTTCGCGCGAGAGCGATGCCGGGCACCGCGTGCTGGTGCCGCTGCTGCGCGCCCTTGGTGAGCGACTGGACATGCTGATGCTGAGCCACCGGGATATCGACCATATTGGCGGCGCGCGGGCCGTGCTGGCCATGCAGCCGCAAGCCAGCCTGCTCAGCTCGATTGAGGACAGCCACGAGTTGCAGGCTGTGCGCAAATCGGCCCGCTGCACGGCGGGCCTGCGCTGGGTCTGGGATGCGGTGACTTTTGAAGTGCTGCACCCGGTGGCCGCCGACTACGAGGCGGCGAACAAATCCAATGCCATGAGCTGCGTGCTGCGTATCTCCAACGGCGCGCAGACCGCCTTGCTGGCGGGCGACATCGAGTCCGCCCAGGAGCTCCGGCTGGCCACCAGCGGTGACCCGCCTGGCCTGAAGGCCGACTTTTTGCTGGTGCCGCACCACGGCAGCAAGACCTCGTCGAGTGCTGTGTTCCTCGATGCCGTCCAGCCCCGGCTGGCGCTGGTGCAGGCAGGCTACCGCAACCGGTTTGGCCATCCGGTGGACTTGGTGGTGGCGCGCTACAACGAACGCGGCATCAGGCTGCTCAGGTCGCCGCAGTGTGGGGCAGCCGTCTGGCAGAGCCTGAAACCGGCGGACATCACGTGCCAGCGGCAGGCAGGCCAGCACTACTGGCATCATGTGCCTGAGCCATAA
- a CDS encoding alpha-E domain-containing protein, with the protein MLSRTADHLFWMSRYTERAENTARMLDVNYQTSLLPQSAAVAQGGWQSLLSISELKPAYAARYGDSINPREVMDFMVRDEKNSSSIISCLKNARENARAVRGTLTTEVWETQNQTYLEIIRMLRSSDFERDPGQFFEWVKFRSHLSRGVTAGTMLQDEAFHFLRLGTFLERADNTARLVDVKFHAVENDFLGATGEKDQEYDFYHWSAILRSVSGFEVYRKVYRDVIKPERVAELLILRADMPRSLLACLNEVMSNLAMVTSDASSETQRRAGKLRADLQYARIDEILATGLHAFLTQFLDRVNEIGAHISREFLVPATN; encoded by the coding sequence ATGCTATCAAGAACTGCTGATCACCTTTTCTGGATGTCGCGCTACACCGAGCGCGCCGAGAATACCGCGCGCATGCTTGACGTGAACTACCAGACCTCGCTGTTGCCCCAGTCCGCGGCGGTGGCGCAAGGCGGCTGGCAGAGCCTGCTGAGCATCAGCGAACTCAAGCCGGCCTATGCGGCCAGGTACGGCGACAGCATCAATCCGCGTGAAGTGATGGACTTCATGGTGCGCGACGAGAAAAATTCGTCAAGCATCATCTCGTGCCTGAAAAACGCCCGCGAAAACGCCCGCGCCGTGCGGGGCACTCTGACCACCGAAGTGTGGGAGACGCAAAACCAGACTTACCTGGAAATCATCCGCATGCTGCGGAGCAGTGACTTCGAGCGCGACCCGGGCCAGTTTTTTGAATGGGTCAAGTTCCGTTCGCATCTCTCGCGCGGCGTGACGGCGGGCACCATGCTGCAGGATGAGGCTTTTCATTTTCTGCGCCTGGGGACCTTCCTGGAGCGGGCCGACAACACCGCCCGGCTGGTGGATGTTAAGTTCCATGCGGTGGAGAATGATTTTCTGGGCGCAACCGGTGAGAAAGACCAAGAGTACGACTTCTACCACTGGAGCGCGATTTTGCGCAGCGTGTCCGGCTTTGAGGTGTACCGCAAGGTGTACCGCGACGTCATCAAGCCCGAGCGCGTGGCCGAGCTGCTGATCCTGCGGGCCGACATGCCGCGCTCCCTGCTGGCCTGCCTGAACGAGGTCATGAGCAATCTCGCCATGGTGACCAGCGACGCGTCCAGCGAAACGCAGCGCCGCGCCGGAAAATTGCGCGCCGATTTGCAATATGCCCGCATCGACGAAATCCTCGCGACCGGCCTGCATGCCTTCCTGACCCAGTTCCTGGACCGGGTCAACGAAATCGGCGCGCACATCAGCCGCGAATTTCTCGTTCCGGCGACCAATTGA
- a CDS encoding YceI family protein has protein sequence MRFPAVAAALLLSCACVQATEYRRLDLAGSHIRFTSRQMGVPVDGAFRKFDASLAFDPEAPAAARGQLRIDLSSVDTGLREVNEEVVGAQWFDASRHPEARFEMRQIQSQGAGRFQVSGVLSIKGASQPVVVNAVLKTSGKQAVMEGSFVMKRLDFGIGGGTWGDVRVVANEVMVQFHLVLEP, from the coding sequence ATGAGATTCCCTGCTGTCGCTGCGGCCCTGCTGCTGTCCTGCGCATGTGTCCAGGCCACCGAATACCGGCGGCTCGACCTGGCGGGCAGCCATATCCGCTTTACCTCGCGGCAAATGGGCGTCCCGGTGGATGGGGCCTTCCGCAAATTCGACGCCAGCCTTGCCTTCGACCCCGAGGCGCCCGCCGCGGCCCGCGGACAGCTGCGCATCGACCTGTCCAGCGTCGACACCGGCCTGCGGGAGGTCAATGAAGAGGTAGTGGGTGCGCAGTGGTTCGATGCCAGCCGCCATCCCGAGGCGCGCTTCGAGATGCGCCAGATCCAGTCGCAGGGCGCCGGCCGCTTCCAGGTCAGCGGGGTCCTGAGCATCAAGGGCGCCAGTCAGCCCGTGGTGGTCAACGCGGTGCTCAAGACCAGTGGCAAGCAGGCCGTCATGGAAGGCTCTTTTGTGATGAAACGCCTGGATTTCGGCATCGGCGGAGGCACCTGGGGCGATGTTCGCGTGGTGGCCAACGAAGTGATGGTGCAGTTTCACCTGGTCCTTGAACCGTAG
- a CDS encoding transglutaminase family protein, producing MKLHVRHTTDYRYTEPLRYALQTLWLTPQSGPAQTVYFWSLGAPEKLFSQLDAFGNPIHSYTFVGQEADNVRWSLVNAAGDVETLGVAEFTDAANLPHPDFFLRATHLAQPDPVLAEFGRRFVTTSAIRGQADLGMLLALSQGVAGAVSYQKNSTSVTTTALEAFKAGAGVCQDQAHVMVAICRGLGIPARYVSGYFYAANEPDLASHAWVDVCLDVASRRWVSIDVTHSCLIDERHVRLAMGTDYNACPPAKGVRQGGGKETMTVDITIQPV from the coding sequence ATGAAACTGCACGTGAGGCATACGACCGACTACCGCTACACCGAACCCCTGCGCTACGCGTTGCAGACGCTTTGGCTGACCCCGCAGTCCGGCCCGGCGCAAACGGTGTATTTCTGGAGCCTGGGTGCGCCCGAAAAGCTTTTTTCCCAGCTCGACGCCTTTGGCAATCCCATCCATTCCTACACCTTCGTCGGCCAGGAGGCTGACAACGTGCGCTGGAGCCTGGTCAATGCGGCCGGTGACGTTGAAACCCTGGGGGTGGCCGAGTTCACCGATGCGGCGAACCTGCCGCATCCGGACTTCTTCTTGCGGGCCACGCATCTGGCCCAGCCAGACCCGGTGCTGGCTGAGTTCGGCCGCCGTTTTGTCACGACTTCCGCCATCCGGGGCCAGGCCGATTTGGGCATGCTGTTGGCCCTGAGCCAGGGTGTGGCAGGGGCGGTAAGCTATCAAAAAAATAGCACCAGCGTGACGACCACGGCGCTCGAGGCGTTCAAGGCCGGTGCAGGCGTGTGCCAGGATCAGGCGCACGTGATGGTGGCGATCTGCCGCGGCCTGGGCATTCCTGCGCGTTATGTGAGCGGTTATTTTTACGCGGCCAACGAGCCTGACCTGGCCAGCCATGCGTGGGTGGATGTGTGCCTGGACGTCGCCAGCCGGCGCTGGGTCAGCATCGATGTAACCCACAGCTGCCTGATTGACGAGCGCCATGTTCGGCTGGCCATGGGAACGGACTACAACGCCTGCCCGCCGGCCAAGGGTGTGCGGCAGGGCGGTGGCAAGGAAACCATGACGGTGGACATCACGATCCAGCCCGTTTGA
- a CDS encoding YceI family protein, protein MKEMKKLVVALLGNLFLASAFAVVDVYERDPDHTFAWFEFNHLGYSTQRDRFDKVDATITLDLDNQVGSVEVSIDVQSVSTGSLLFDQVLRSDMFFDAEQFPVITFKSSRLSFGKLDDVTAVEGNLTVKGITRPVTLTVTHFKCMMHPMLRKPACGLNATGKVKRSEFNLGRFVPLIRDEITLHVVMEALKR, encoded by the coding sequence ATGAAAGAAATGAAAAAACTTGTTGTAGCGCTGCTGGGCAATCTATTCCTGGCTTCGGCGTTCGCCGTCGTCGATGTGTATGAGCGCGACCCGGACCACACCTTCGCCTGGTTCGAATTCAACCACCTGGGCTACAGCACGCAGCGCGACCGTTTCGACAAGGTCGACGCCACCATCACCCTGGACCTTGACAACCAGGTGGGCAGCGTGGAGGTGAGCATCGACGTCCAGTCGGTCAGCACCGGCTCGCTGCTGTTCGACCAGGTCCTGCGCAGCGACATGTTCTTTGATGCCGAGCAGTTTCCCGTCATTACCTTCAAGTCGAGCCGGCTGAGCTTCGGCAAGCTCGATGACGTCACCGCCGTCGAAGGCAATCTGACTGTCAAGGGCATCACCCGGCCTGTGACCCTGACGGTCACGCACTTCAAATGCATGATGCACCCGATGCTGCGCAAACCGGCCTGCGGGCTCAACGCCACCGGCAAGGTCAAGCGCAGTGAGTTCAATCTGGGCCGGTTCGTGCCGCTGATCAGGGACGAAATCACCCTCCATGTGGTGATGGAGGCGCTCAAGCGTTGA
- a CDS encoding DUF2126 domain-containing protein yields the protein MSIHVALSHITHYKYDRPVKLGPQVVRLRPAPHSRTRVLSYSLNIEPVKHFINWQQDPFANYQARLVFPDPTREFKVTVDLVVEMAVFNPFDFFLEPSAEEFPFNYSASQKQELAPYLATQTATPLFKRYLEQTDLSPKRTIDFLVGLNQRLQSDIQYSIRMEPGVQTPEETLQLACGSCRDTGWLLVQLLRHMGLAARFVSGYLIQLKADVKSIDGPSGTETDFTDLHAWCEVFLPGAGWVGLDPTSGLMAGEGHIPLACTPEPSSAAPVEGGVDECEVTFEHHMAVQRIYESPRVTQPYTEAQWAEVLALGEAVDKDLVAGDVRLTMGGEPTFVATTDRDAAEWNIDALGPTKRGYATELVQKLRAEYGEGGFLHFGQGKWYPGEQLPRWALSIFWRKDGQPIWQNPDLFADERKPCQYTSADAQRFIKTLAGKLGLATNYITPGYEDTWYYLWRERRLPVNVDPFDSRLDDAMERERLRRVFMQGLDSVVGYVLPLKAKEAASPALAGPKWSTGPWFFRDERMYLMPGDSPMGYRLPLDSVPWVSKTDYPYMIEADPFAPRQALPSTSVLAARYNAAAAMARGAPQPAPAAVSRASPPPAGSSASALAQYMARYMTGNAALTQASRVLQFRPTGDSGMGGGTGGTSTAAPSSHVPPPADEQRAPKAFESAGWLTRTALCVEVRDPARANGPKDPKDPKDADKAKDKPRADPDSKANTSKSGETGALYVFMPPMERLEDYLDLLAAVEATAQTLGVSIVLEGYPPPRDPRLKMLQVTPDPGVIEVNIHPAYHWGELVEHTEFLYKIAHETRLSAEKFMTDGRHTGTGGGNHFVLGGATPADSPFLRKPEVLGSLIAYWHNHPSLSYLFSGMFIGPTSQAPRVDEARNDQLYELEIALREIRNNRQKYGASMPPWLVDRTLRNILVDVTGNTHRSEFCIDKMYSPDSATGRLGLLELRAFEMPPHARMSIAQQLLLRALVARFWKTPYHGRVTRWGTELHDRFLLPSFIRMDFADVLTELVEAGYPFDMAWFEPHFEFRFPLIGQVAANSIELTLRSALEPWHVMGEEGSAGGTVRYVDSSLERVEVHVTGLNDNRHVITVNGRALPLQSTGRVGEYVAGVRYKAWNPPSALHPSIGVHAPLTFDIVDTWMERSLGGCQYHVAHPGGLSYDTLPVNSYEAESRRLTRFFRMGHTPGKMQVRPVQPSREFPFTLDLR from the coding sequence TTGTCGATCCACGTTGCACTGAGCCACATCACCCACTACAAATACGACCGCCCGGTGAAACTGGGCCCCCAGGTCGTGCGCCTGCGGCCTGCGCCGCACAGCCGGACCCGGGTGCTGTCCTACTCCCTCAACATCGAGCCGGTCAAGCATTTCATCAACTGGCAACAGGACCCGTTTGCCAATTACCAGGCCCGGCTGGTGTTTCCGGATCCCACCCGTGAATTCAAGGTCACGGTGGACCTGGTCGTCGAGATGGCGGTGTTCAACCCCTTTGATTTCTTTCTGGAGCCCAGCGCCGAGGAATTTCCTTTTAACTACAGCGCCAGCCAGAAGCAGGAACTGGCGCCCTACCTGGCGACCCAGACCGCCACACCGCTGTTCAAGCGCTATCTTGAGCAAACCGACCTGAGTCCCAAGCGGACCATCGACTTCCTGGTCGGTCTCAACCAGCGCCTGCAGTCCGACATCCAGTACTCCATCCGCATGGAACCCGGCGTGCAAACGCCTGAAGAAACCCTGCAGCTGGCCTGCGGCTCCTGCCGCGACACCGGCTGGCTGCTGGTGCAGCTGCTGCGGCACATGGGCCTGGCCGCGCGCTTTGTGTCGGGCTACCTGATCCAGCTCAAGGCCGACGTCAAGTCGATCGACGGCCCCAGCGGCACGGAGACCGACTTTACCGATCTGCATGCCTGGTGCGAGGTATTCCTGCCCGGTGCCGGCTGGGTGGGGCTGGACCCAACGTCGGGCCTGATGGCGGGCGAAGGCCACATCCCGCTGGCCTGCACGCCCGAACCGTCCAGCGCGGCCCCTGTGGAGGGCGGCGTGGACGAATGCGAGGTGACGTTCGAGCACCACATGGCGGTGCAGCGCATTTACGAATCACCGCGCGTCACCCAGCCCTACACCGAAGCGCAATGGGCCGAGGTGCTGGCGCTGGGCGAGGCGGTGGACAAGGACCTGGTGGCCGGCGACGTGCGGCTCACGATGGGCGGCGAGCCCACCTTTGTGGCCACCACCGACCGCGACGCCGCGGAGTGGAACATCGACGCGCTGGGGCCCACCAAGCGCGGCTATGCCACCGAACTGGTGCAAAAGCTGCGTGCCGAATATGGCGAGGGCGGTTTTCTGCATTTCGGGCAGGGCAAGTGGTATCCCGGCGAGCAGTTGCCACGCTGGGCGCTGAGCATTTTCTGGCGCAAGGATGGCCAGCCGATCTGGCAAAACCCGGACCTGTTTGCCGATGAACGCAAACCCTGCCAATACACGAGCGCAGACGCTCAGCGTTTCATCAAGACCCTGGCGGGCAAGCTGGGCCTGGCCACGAACTACATCACGCCGGGCTATGAAGACACCTGGTACTACCTGTGGCGCGAGCGGCGCCTGCCGGTCAACGTCGACCCCTTTGACTCCCGCCTGGATGACGCGATGGAACGGGAGCGTTTGCGCCGCGTCTTCATGCAGGGGCTGGACTCCGTGGTCGGTTATGTGCTCCCGCTAAAGGCGAAAGAGGCCGCCTCGCCGGCCCTGGCCGGGCCCAAATGGTCCACCGGTCCGTGGTTCTTCCGCGATGAGCGCATGTACCTGATGCCGGGCGACTCACCCATGGGTTACCGCCTGCCGCTTGATTCGGTACCCTGGGTGTCCAAAACCGACTACCCCTACATGATCGAGGCCGACCCGTTTGCGCCGCGCCAGGCCTTGCCATCGACATCGGTGCTGGCCGCACGCTACAACGCCGCGGCGGCGATGGCGCGGGGCGCTCCGCAGCCGGCACCCGCGGCTGTCTCGCGGGCCTCGCCCCCTCCTGCTGGCAGCAGTGCAAGCGCGCTGGCGCAGTACATGGCGCGCTACATGACGGGCAACGCGGCACTGACGCAGGCCAGTCGCGTCCTGCAGTTTCGCCCCACCGGCGACAGCGGCATGGGTGGCGGCACCGGCGGCACCAGCACGGCCGCTCCGTCAAGCCACGTGCCACCTCCTGCCGACGAGCAGCGCGCACCCAAAGCCTTCGAGTCTGCCGGCTGGCTGACGCGCACCGCGCTGTGCGTCGAGGTCCGCGACCCCGCTCGGGCCAACGGCCCGAAAGACCCAAAGGACCCGAAAGACGCGGACAAGGCAAAAGACAAACCCCGGGCCGACCCTGACAGCAAGGCCAACACAAGCAAAAGCGGTGAAACCGGTGCCCTCTACGTGTTCATGCCCCCCATGGAGCGGCTGGAGGACTACCTGGACCTGCTCGCGGCCGTGGAAGCGACCGCGCAAACGCTGGGCGTCAGCATCGTGCTGGAAGGCTACCCGCCGCCGCGCGATCCGCGCCTGAAAATGCTGCAGGTCACACCCGACCCGGGCGTGATCGAAGTCAACATCCATCCCGCCTACCACTGGGGCGAGCTGGTGGAGCACACCGAATTCCTCTACAAGATCGCCCATGAAACCAGGCTGTCGGCCGAAAAATTCATGACCGATGGCCGGCACACCGGCACCGGCGGCGGCAACCACTTTGTGTTGGGCGGCGCCACTCCCGCCGACAGTCCCTTTCTGCGCAAACCAGAGGTGCTGGGCAGCTTGATTGCCTACTGGCACAACCACCCCTCGCTGAGCTACCTGTTTTCGGGCATGTTCATCGGCCCGACCAGCCAGGCACCGCGCGTGGATGAGGCCCGCAATGACCAGTTGTATGAGCTTGAAATCGCCCTGCGTGAAATCCGCAACAACCGGCAGAAATACGGCGCCAGCATGCCGCCCTGGCTGGTCGACCGGACGCTGCGCAACATCCTGGTGGACGTGACGGGCAACACGCACCGCAGCGAGTTCTGCATCGACAAGATGTACTCGCCGGATTCCGCGACCGGGCGCCTGGGCCTGCTGGAGCTGCGCGCCTTTGAAATGCCGCCCCACGCCCGCATGAGCATCGCCCAGCAGTTGCTGCTGCGCGCGCTGGTCGCGCGCTTCTGGAAAACCCCTTACCACGGCCGCGTCACACGCTGGGGCACCGAGCTGCACGACCGCTTCCTGCTGCCCAGCTTTATCCGCATGGATTTTGCCGACGTGCTGACCGAACTGGTGGAGGCCGGCTACCCCTTTGACATGGCCTGGTTCGAACCGCATTTCGAATTCCGCTTCCCGCTGATTGGCCAGGTGGCGGCAAACAGCATCGAACTGACGCTGCGCAGTGCGCTGGAGCCCTGGCATGTGATGGGCGAGGAAGGTTCGGCGGGCGGCACCGTGCGCTATGTCGACTCCTCGCTCGAACGCGTGGAAGTCCATGTGACGGGCCTGAACGACAACCGCCACGTCATCACCGTCAACGGCCGTGCCCTGCCGCTGCAAAGCACCGGGCGGGTCGGCGAATACGTGGCTGGTGTGCGTTACAAGGCCTGGAATCCACCGTCGGCCCTGCACCCGTCGATCGGCGTGCATGCGCCGCTGACTTTCGACATCGTCGACACCTGGATGGAGCGCTCGCTGGGGGGCTGCCAGTACCACGTGGCCCATCCGGGTGGCTTGAGCTACGACACGCTGCCGGTCAACTCCTATGAAGCCGAAAGCCGCCGCCTGACCCGGTTTTTCCGCATGGGCCACACCCCGGGGAAAATGCAGGTCAGGCCGGTTCAACCGAGCCGGGAGTTTCCCTTCACGCTGGACCTGCGCTAG